In one window of Juglans regia cultivar Chandler chromosome 3, Walnut 2.0, whole genome shotgun sequence DNA:
- the LOC109021595 gene encoding uncharacterized protein LOC109021595, which translates to MSSVCISNCVNDARDPRVPVRATYVNLYKWPESDAEFVRSFSSAEGRRGMHGHPRVVDSISCRQMYLRSYKFSRKETVPEKTQKCFGRLREKMSPGKKRKTQGLKRKCLVWRKVRELSCAALFRIFHRFLSCSASVDVMDGKD; encoded by the coding sequence ATGAGCTCAGTTTGCATATCAAACTGTGTCAACGACGCACGTGACCCTCGTGTTCCCGTCCGTGCCACATACGTGAACCTCTATAAGTGGCCGGAGTCCGACGCAGAGTTCGTCCGGTCGTTCAGCTCCGCCGAAGGCCGCAGGGGAATGCATGGCCATCCCAGAGTGGTGGACAGCATCTCGTGCAGGCAGATGTATCTGAGAAGCTACAAGTTCTCCAGGAAAGAGACTGTGCCGGAGAAGACGCAGAAATGCTTCGGGAggttgagagagaaaatgtcTCCCGGAAAGAAGAGAAAGACTCAGGGGCTTAAAAGGAAGTGTTTGGTTTGGAGGAAAGTTAGGGAATTGTCGTGTGCCGCCTTGTTTAGGATCTTTCACAGGTTTTTGTCTTGCTCTGCTAGTGTAGACGTTATGGATGGAAAAGATTGA